The Mycolicibacterium insubricum DNA segment ATATGGACCGGGTCGCCCGGGCGCAACAGCGGCAGCTGTTGATCGGGACCGACATGCGCGACGACGGGTGATCGGTCGCCGGCGGCCAGCGCCAACCGCACCACCGGGCCCTGGAACGCCAGGTCGACGACGGTGGCCGGGACCGGATGCGCGGGATCACCGGACTCCGACACCCGCACCCGCTCGGGGCGAACCATCAGCGTGGCGGGCCCGTCGGGCACCGCGCGGCCGGCGACCGTCGCAGCCAGTGCGGTTCCCCAGGGCGCCGGCCACAGGTTGGCCTGCCCGATGAACCCGGCGACGAACACCGACGCGGGCCGCTCGTAGATGTCGGTGGGGGTGCCGATCTGCTCGATCCGGCCGCCGTTCATCACGGCGATCCGGTCGCTCATGGTCAGCGCCTCTTCCTGGTCGTGCGTGACGTAGACGAAGGTGATGCCGAGCTCACGCTGTATCCGCTTGAGTTCGAACTGCATCTCGTGGCGCAGTTTGAGATCGAGCGCGCCCAGCGGCTCGTCGAGCAGCAGCGCGGTCGGATAGTTGACCAGCGCCCGGGCCAGCGCGACGCGCTGCTGCTGGCCGCCGGACAGATGTCCCGGACGGTGACCGGCGTACTCGGTGAGCTGCACGACGTCGAGCATCTCGTCGACGCGGCGGCGGATCTGCGCCTTGTCCAGGCCCTGGCTGCGCGGCCCGTAGGCGACGTTCTTCCACACCGTCATGTGCGGGAAGAGGGCGTAGTGCTGGAAGACGGTGTTGACGTTCCGCCTGTGCGGCGGCACATGGGAGACGTCGCGGCCGTCGAGACGAACGGATCCCCCGGTGGGGCTGTCGAATCCGGCGATCATCCGCAGCGTGGTCGTCTTGCCGCAGCCGGAGGGCCCCAGCAGCGAAAAGAACTCGCCGGGGCCGATCGACGCGGTGACGTCGTCGACGGCCAGACGCTGCCCGAACCGTTTGCTCAGATGATCGATCTCGATGACCGGCCGGTCTGTCGGCGTGGCCGGGGACTGCGGTGCGGCCGCGCGGGCCTCAGCCCTGTCGGTACTGGTCAGCTCCGGTCCTTTACGCCGTGATGGCCGCCCTGCGTGCGGATGGTCAAAACTGCCCGCCGGCGGTACTCGGCGCCGACGATGCCCAATGGTAGACACCCGCGTCCCGGGATTCTCGCCGAACCGTGGGTGCGCCGCCTCATTTCCCCGGCACCCGCCACACCGGCAACTTCGGGAACGTGTTTTGGTTAACTGTCACCCGGACAGTTGTCCGGCCGTCGTACCTCGTTGAAGCGGGAGTGCCTATCGTGGATATTTCGTTGACCGACCGCAACTATCTGGTCACCGGAGCCGGCAGCGGCATCGGCGCCGGCGTGGCCGAGGCGATCGCGGCCGCCGGCGGCAACGTCATCCTGCTGGGCCGCAATGCCGAGAAGCTGGCGGCCGCGGCCGAGGGGGTCGCCGCCGTCTCCCCGCGCGGAGCCGCCGCGACGCTGGTGCACCCCGCCGACGTGACCGACGAGGACCAGGTGGCCGCCGCCGTCGCCGCCGCTACCGGTTGGCACGGCCGGCTCGACGGCGTGGTCAACTGCGCGGGCGGGTCGGAGACCATCGGCCCGATCACCCAGATCGATTCGCAGTTGTGGCGCAACACCATCGACCTCAACATCAACGGCACCATGTATCTGGTCAAGCACGCGGGCCGGGAGATGGTGCGCGGCGGCGGCGGGTCCTTCGTCGGGATCTCCTCGATCGCCGCGACCAACACCCATCGCTGGTTCGGCGCCTACGGTGTCGCGAAGCTCGCGATGGATCACCTGATGCAACTGGCCGCCGACGAGCTCGGCCCGTCGCGGGTGCGGTTCAACTCGATCCGGCCCGGGCTGACCCGCACCGAGATGGTCGCCGCGATCTTCGCGATGCCGGAGCTCTCCGAGGACTACCGGGTCAACACCCCGCTGCCGCGGGTCGGTGAGGTGGTCGACATCGCCAACCTCGCCGTGTTCCTGCTGTCGGATCAGGCGGGCTGGATCACCGGGCAGGCCATCAACGTCGACGGCGGCCAGATGCTGCGCCGCGGCCCCGACTTCTCCCCGCTGGTCTCGTTGATGTTCAGCGAGGACGCCCTGCGCGGTGTGGTGGAGTAGCGCGCAGTCATGGCCGGACGCAGGGACAAGATCTTCTACTTCACCGCCGACGGGGACGCCTTCGCGCCCACCGGATTCGCCCGTAGCCACTGGGGCCCGGACCATCTCAACGGCCCGGCGATCGTCGGCCTGGCCGCCCGCGAACTCGAACGCCGGCACGGCAGCCCGGACTTTCGACCGGCCCGACTGACCGTCGACCTGTTCCGCGCCGCGCGGGAACGGCCCACCACCGTGCGCACGGCGCTGGTGCGCGACGGCCACCGGGTCCGCAACGCCACCTGCGAGGTCATCCAGGACGACACCGTCGTTGCCGCGGCCACCCTGGTGCTGTTCCGGCATTCCGTATCCCCACCGGGACAGCTCTGGTCGGCCGAGCAGCGGTTCGATCCGCCCGTCGCGCCGGTGTTCTCCCCGGACTCGCTGCGCCCGTACACCAACAGTGCCGACGCCGGCTGGACCGACACCGTGTCCGCGCACCAGAACGCCTCGCGCAAGGCGTTTTTCAACCACAGCATCGATGTGGTCGGCGGACACCGCAACACCGCGTTCGTCAACGCCGCCGTGCTGGCCGAGGCCACCAGCCTGGTCACCAACATGGGCACCGCCGGGGTGGGCTTCATCAACGGCGACCTGACCGTCGCGCTGGCCCGGATGCCCGTCGACGACTGGATCGGGGTGCAGGCCGATTCGCACGTCGACGCCGACGGGATCGCCGTGGGCACCGCCACCCTCTACGACCGGGCGGGAGCCTTCGGCTCCGGGATGGTCACCGCGATCGCCAACCCGGCCGCCCAGATCGACTTCACCCGATCCGAGTTCGAAGGGTTCCGCATTTGATGGAACCCGCCGCAGGAGCCCGGATCTGGACCGTCGAGGCGTTCACCGGCCGCCGTCCCGCCGGGGCGGGTGACCTGTCGGTGGAAACCCACGGTATCGCACCGATTCCCGAACAGGACCGCTACGGCCGCCCCGGCCGGATGTTCACCGTCTGGTTCGCGCCGCAGATCACCATGACCGGTGTCTTCACCGGCACCCTGGCCATCACGCTGGGTCTGGGCCTGTGGTTGGGCCTGGCCGCCGTCGCGATCGGGACCATCATCGGGTCGCTGCCGGTGGCCTATCTGTGCACCTGGGGGCCGCGGACCGGGACCGCGCAGCTGCCCAACTCCCGGATGGCGTTCGGCCCGCTGGTGGTGCTCCCCGGCGTCTTGCAGTGGCTGTCCTCGATCGCCTGGGACGGCCTGGTGGGACTCTTCGGCGGCGAGGCACTGGCCCTGCTGCTCGGCATCCC contains these protein-coding regions:
- a CDS encoding ABC transporter ATP-binding protein, yielding MSKRFGQRLAVDDVTASIGPGEFFSLLGPSGCGKTTTLRMIAGFDSPTGGSVRLDGRDVSHVPPHRRNVNTVFQHYALFPHMTVWKNVAYGPRSQGLDKAQIRRRVDEMLDVVQLTEYAGHRPGHLSGGQQQRVALARALVNYPTALLLDEPLGALDLKLRHEMQFELKRIQRELGITFVYVTHDQEEALTMSDRIAVMNGGRIEQIGTPTDIYERPASVFVAGFIGQANLWPAPWGTALAATVAGRAVPDGPATLMVRPERVRVSESGDPAHPVPATVVDLAFQGPVVRLALAAGDRSPVVAHVGPDQQLPLLRPGDPVHIGWAPEAALILPGVPEAPR
- a CDS encoding SDR family oxidoreductase, with the protein product MDISLTDRNYLVTGAGSGIGAGVAEAIAAAGGNVILLGRNAEKLAAAAEGVAAVSPRGAAATLVHPADVTDEDQVAAAVAAATGWHGRLDGVVNCAGGSETIGPITQIDSQLWRNTIDLNINGTMYLVKHAGREMVRGGGGSFVGISSIAATNTHRWFGAYGVAKLAMDHLMQLAADELGPSRVRFNSIRPGLTRTEMVAAIFAMPELSEDYRVNTPLPRVGEVVDIANLAVFLLSDQAGWITGQAINVDGGQMLRRGPDFSPLVSLMFSEDALRGVVE
- a CDS encoding acyl-CoA thioesterase domain-containing protein; translated protein: MAGRRDKIFYFTADGDAFAPTGFARSHWGPDHLNGPAIVGLAARELERRHGSPDFRPARLTVDLFRAARERPTTVRTALVRDGHRVRNATCEVIQDDTVVAAATLVLFRHSVSPPGQLWSAEQRFDPPVAPVFSPDSLRPYTNSADAGWTDTVSAHQNASRKAFFNHSIDVVGGHRNTAFVNAAVLAEATSLVTNMGTAGVGFINGDLTVALARMPVDDWIGVQADSHVDADGIAVGTATLYDRAGAFGSGMVTAIANPAAQIDFTRSEFEGFRI